From a single Pelotomaculum isophthalicicum JI genomic region:
- a CDS encoding cytochrome ubiquinol oxidase subunit I codes for MDALLLARLQFAITAMFHFLFVPLTLGISIIVAVMETLYVKTGNVQYLKMTKFWGKLFLINFALGVVTGITLEFQFGTNWAEYARYVGDIFGAPLAIEASVAFFLESTFMGIWIFGWKRISKKAHAVAVWMVAAGTSLSALWILTANAWMQHPVGYVINNGRAELVDFAAVALSGYAWSKFLHTVLGGYLVGAFFVMGVSAYHILKNNFLDFFKKSFRIAAAFALMSCLAEVAVGDWHAREVARTQPTKFAAMETIWETRQGAPIYIFAIPDEATERNTMEILPVPNMLSILAEHDPHATVQGLKDFPVSERPPVTLTFVSFRLMVGLTTLFILLSVSGYVFSRKETLEKKTWFLKIMVFSMPLPYLACQLGWLVAEVGRQPWIVYGLMKTSDAVSKNITAGQAAASLAGFAIFYGLLAVADIYLLVKFSKNGPAEEMGHSMPSGRTIPL; via the coding sequence ATGGATGCGCTTCTACTGGCGAGGTTACAATTTGCGATTACTGCCATGTTTCACTTTCTTTTCGTGCCGTTAACTTTGGGTATTTCTATCATTGTCGCTGTGATGGAAACCCTTTACGTCAAGACCGGAAACGTACAATACCTTAAGATGACCAAATTCTGGGGCAAATTGTTCCTGATCAACTTCGCCTTGGGAGTGGTCACCGGGATTACTCTGGAGTTCCAGTTCGGCACTAACTGGGCTGAGTATGCCCGCTACGTTGGGGATATATTCGGCGCCCCCCTGGCCATTGAGGCTTCAGTAGCTTTCTTCTTGGAGTCTACATTCATGGGCATCTGGATTTTTGGCTGGAAAAGAATATCGAAAAAGGCTCACGCCGTTGCTGTCTGGATGGTAGCTGCCGGCACCAGCCTTTCGGCGCTGTGGATCCTCACCGCCAATGCCTGGATGCAGCATCCGGTGGGTTATGTCATCAACAACGGCCGGGCGGAACTGGTGGATTTCGCCGCGGTGGCGCTATCCGGCTACGCCTGGTCAAAATTCCTGCACACCGTGCTGGGCGGCTACCTGGTAGGAGCTTTCTTCGTAATGGGAGTGTCCGCGTACCACATTTTGAAGAATAATTTCCTTGATTTTTTTAAAAAATCGTTTCGAATTGCCGCTGCCTTTGCCTTAATGTCCTGCCTGGCGGAAGTAGCCGTCGGGGATTGGCACGCCCGGGAGGTGGCTAGAACCCAGCCTACCAAGTTTGCTGCTATGGAGACTATCTGGGAAACCCGCCAAGGCGCGCCAATTTACATATTTGCCATACCGGACGAGGCAACAGAACGAAACACAATGGAAATTCTGCCTGTACCCAACATGCTGAGCATTCTGGCCGAGCATGACCCGCACGCCACGGTGCAGGGCTTAAAAGATTTTCCGGTCAGCGAACGCCCGCCCGTAACCTTAACCTTTGTCAGTTTCAGGTTAATGGTGGGGCTGACCACCCTGTTTATACTCCTGTCAGTATCCGGATATGTTTTTTCCAGAAAGGAAACGTTGGAGAAAAAAACGTGGTTTTTAAAAATCATGGTTTTTTCCATGCCTCTTCCCTACCTAGCCTGTCAGTTGGGCTGGCTGGTGGCGGAAGTAGGGCGGCAGCCGTGGATTGTTTACGGCTTGATGAAAACGTCCGACGCGGTGTCTAAGAATATCACGGCAGGACAGGCGGCTGCATCTCTGGCGGGGTTCGCAATATTTTACGGCCTGTTGGCAGTGGCAGACATTTATCTGTTGGTGAAATTCTCAAAAAATGGCCCGGCCGAAGAGATGGGGCACAGCATGCCGTCCGGCCGGACAATACCGTTATAG
- a CDS encoding methyl-accepting chemotaxis protein, with product MFDFSLAHSEMMAFSTSIKVREISEKSADLAAVTEEMSATAEETSASTQQISAVMQMVDAKEMESFNDINELSSLTKSSSEMLNNMVSNATELLEKIKTIDGISQNVSDIADQTNLLSLNAAIEAARAGEHGRGFSVVAEQVRKLADQTKQAVKEVKNISDDMNGKAMNTNNAVTNVKDVFERYLNNTEKVTNIMSENRRQVREAAGAIDNIAKAAQQQALTTENLARLSGELASVTDFGDVLNLDVERLSKIIKPYLNVAEKEHILTVLAARLVDHANFLRNVIKSAGKGVRLATHRDCAFGKWYEKERVQYQNIAAYLAIEEPHKKFHEAANALSIDCSSKNAEAVVDTSLKILEAFIKLSSALQV from the coding sequence GTGTTTGATTTTTCACTAGCGCATAGTGAGATGATGGCTTTCAGTACATCAATTAAAGTTCGGGAAATTTCGGAGAAATCGGCGGATCTGGCTGCCGTCACTGAAGAAATGTCAGCCACAGCAGAGGAAACATCAGCTTCCACCCAGCAAATTAGTGCGGTAATGCAGATGGTTGATGCAAAAGAAATGGAAAGCTTTAATGATATTAATGAATTGTCGTCGCTTACAAAAAGTTCAAGTGAAATGCTTAATAACATGGTTAGTAACGCTACAGAGTTATTGGAAAAGATTAAAACTATCGACGGCATCAGTCAAAACGTATCGGATATAGCTGATCAAACAAATCTACTCTCGTTAAACGCCGCTATAGAAGCCGCTCGCGCAGGTGAACATGGTAGAGGCTTTTCTGTCGTGGCGGAGCAGGTTCGAAAGCTGGCAGATCAAACTAAGCAAGCGGTTAAGGAAGTCAAAAACATTTCAGATGATATGAATGGTAAAGCCATGAATACCAATAACGCTGTAACGAACGTAAAAGATGTTTTCGAGCGATATTTGAATAATACGGAAAAGGTTACCAATATTATGAGCGAAAACAGGCGGCAAGTTAGAGAAGCTGCCGGTGCTATTGACAATATTGCAAAAGCTGCGCAACAACAGGCTTTAACCACTGAAAACCTTGCCAGGCTCTCTGGAGAGTTAGCTTCTGTGACGGATTTTGGCGACGTTTTAAATCTAGATGTTGAGCGATTGAGCAAAATAATAAAACCATATTTGAATGTTGCCGAAAAGGAACATATATTAACTGTGCTGGCGGCCAGGCTAGTTGACCACGCTAACTTTTTGCGCAATGTAATAAAAAGCGCCGGTAAAGGAGTAAGACTTGCAACACATCGCGACTGCGCCTTTGGTAAATGGTACGAGAAAGAACGTGTCCAATATCAAAATATTGCCGCTTACTTGGCAATTGAAGAGCCGCATAAAAAATTCCATGAAGCCGCTAATGCTCTTTCAATTGATTGCAGTTCAAAAAACGCGGAAGCTGTGGTTGACACGTCGTTAAAAATCCTTGAGGCTTTTATTAAGCTGTCGTCTGCTTTGCAAGTTTAA
- a CDS encoding PAS domain S-box protein, protein MATQGDQQEVLLNLAVQALEDIISNKVSVNTLPADLKSHPEFVNLYEKLAAIRGFISALANGDLSQGMRVKGFLSGGLRTLQANLRHLTWQTQMIASGDFTQRVDFMGDFSVAFNSLTKVLAKATAELKESEARYRLLAENVLDVIMVIDLAERFTYVSPSIVRLLGRTQEEIIGRTIEEVLSFDSFQALCVKLRQLLADEEVVSQGHVFELEHFNKNRQVLWIEVSVNILRDDKGKMAGIVSVVRDISERRKAERMLQIAYDLQRKSDFFNDIINGNVSIDKDAIATAKKWGIDFTIPFFCCLIDIHNPIDTQQKKRYINNLLSKNPEYVVWDIRDNIGVLLQTCHTLDILDAGIQAATQIKEKISRYAPDLIVTIGVSDMHNGPDSLEKSYQEARSAIVSAKCQLEYSGGIYCYRDIGLFQLLATYDGKERAAEYIQKLIGPLIKYDRDKGASLLLTLEIILQSNNLKEAAQKIFLHHKTLVFRKQRIEKILGVSIDHFETKLALAAAIKLHKLSNLVNN, encoded by the coding sequence ATGGCTACGCAAGGTGACCAGCAGGAAGTGCTACTTAACCTTGCTGTACAGGCATTGGAAGATATTATATCAAATAAGGTGTCGGTAAATACATTGCCGGCTGATTTAAAATCACATCCGGAGTTCGTTAATTTATATGAAAAACTCGCAGCCATTAGAGGTTTTATTTCAGCCTTGGCTAACGGGGATTTATCACAAGGTATGCGAGTGAAAGGATTTCTTTCCGGCGGGCTGCGAACTCTTCAGGCAAATCTGCGACATTTAACGTGGCAGACCCAGATGATTGCCAGCGGAGATTTTACCCAAAGGGTCGACTTTATGGGGGATTTTTCAGTTGCTTTTAATTCGCTGACAAAGGTACTGGCAAAGGCTACGGCAGAACTGAAGGAAAGTGAAGCTCGGTATCGCCTGCTGGCGGAAAACGTGTTAGATGTCATTATGGTCATAGACCTTGCAGAGCGATTTACATACGTCAGTCCGTCGATTGTCCGGCTTTTGGGTCGTACACAAGAAGAGATAATCGGCCGCACCATAGAAGAAGTTTTGTCATTCGATTCATTTCAAGCATTATGTGTAAAGCTAAGGCAGTTATTAGCCGATGAGGAGGTCGTCAGCCAGGGACATGTTTTCGAATTGGAGCATTTTAATAAAAATAGGCAAGTCTTGTGGATAGAGGTTTCCGTAAATATTTTACGCGATGATAAAGGTAAGATGGCAGGAATTGTGAGTGTGGTTCGGGATATCTCAGAAAGGCGTAAAGCCGAAAGAATGTTGCAGATAGCCTATGATTTACAACGCAAAAGCGATTTTTTTAACGATATCATTAATGGTAATGTCTCTATAGATAAAGATGCTATAGCAACTGCTAAAAAATGGGGAATAGATTTTACGATTCCTTTTTTCTGCTGCTTGATTGATATTCATAATCCTATTGACACTCAACAGAAAAAAAGATATATTAACAATCTTTTGAGCAAAAACCCGGAATATGTTGTATGGGATATTCGAGATAACATAGGAGTTTTGTTACAGACCTGTCACACACTTGACATATTGGACGCGGGTATACAGGCTGCTACACAAATTAAGGAAAAAATAAGCCGCTATGCCCCTGATCTCATAGTAACAATTGGTGTGAGCGACATGCATAACGGGCCTGACAGCTTAGAAAAAAGTTATCAGGAAGCGCGGAGTGCCATCGTTTCGGCTAAATGTCAATTGGAATATAGTGGAGGAATTTATTGTTACCGGGATATCGGCCTCTTTCAACTTCTTGCAACCTATGATGGAAAAGAGCGTGCCGCAGAGTATATTCAAAAATTGATCGGCCCACTTATAAAATACGACCGTGATAAAGGAGCCAGCCTTTTACTTACTCTCGAAATAATTTTACAAAGTAATAACTTGAAAGAAGCAGCCCAAAAAATATTTTTGCATCATAAAACTTTGGTCTTTAGAAAACAGCGCATTGAAAAAATTTTAGGAGTATCTATTGACCATTTTGAAACTAAGCTCGCTTTAGCGGCAGCAATTAAATTACATAAATTAAGCAATCTGGTTAATAATTAG
- a CDS encoding V4R domain-containing protein codes for MDNRKYPFSWDLLGDIAVGRPNLGPITRIELYRLMQYTFRDVIEAKFGTEKADEIFYESGRLAGLEFFKNMIGKINDFHEFIRKLQELLRELRLGILRVEKADIDQGSFVFTVDEDLDCSGLPESDQEICKYDEGFIAALMESFFADRQFCVKEVDCWCTGDRTCRFTAEVVV; via the coding sequence ATGGATAACAGAAAATATCCTTTTTCATGGGATTTGCTTGGAGACATCGCTGTTGGACGGCCAAACCTCGGACCAATAACTAGGATCGAGTTGTACCGGCTCATGCAATATACTTTTCGTGATGTAATAGAGGCAAAGTTCGGTACAGAAAAGGCAGACGAAATTTTTTACGAGTCAGGCAGATTGGCTGGCCTTGAGTTTTTTAAAAATATGATCGGTAAAATAAACGACTTTCATGAATTTATCCGTAAGCTGCAGGAGTTGCTTCGAGAGTTGCGGCTCGGAATTCTCCGAGTGGAAAAGGCTGATATTGATCAAGGTTCTTTCGTTTTTACCGTCGATGAGGATCTTGACTGCTCCGGGCTGCCGGAGTCTGATCAGGAGATATGTAAGTACGACGAGGGTTTTATCGCGGCTTTAATGGAGTCTTTCTTCGCCGACCGGCAATTTTGTGTAAAAGAAGTAGACTGTTGGTGCACTGGCGACCGTACCTGCCGATTTACTGCCGAAGTAGTAGTCTAG
- the cas4a gene encoding type I-A CRISPR-associated protein Cas4/Csa1, which yields MYFLTDEERKQLLKGFLPRSRQMEIAEELRGWNWHQPPLAPVYDIRMALYEVANSYCKTNRDLYLRKIDRIKSKPNSAMIRGKVFHDILVRVLVRAKRLIYEKGVGNFQEILEQLNTPLDLSFLTEYQSQLKEDEFIELKKKAATVAAFENARVAARIQEILVKQPYIAEDSLAALAIPVVVEQKLDGTFFGLSANLSADAYTFSEPMVLDLKFGEQKKFHRLTTTGYALVMEAIYEFPINIGCLVYAEFKGDRLVVKKDIHIIDDELRQWFIEERDEKMRMIYEEIDPGLGQCYDYCPYILQCRG from the coding sequence ATGTATTTTTTAACCGACGAAGAAAGAAAGCAGCTTCTTAAAGGTTTTCTGCCGCGTTCCAGGCAAATGGAAATAGCGGAGGAACTGCGGGGCTGGAACTGGCACCAGCCGCCATTGGCGCCGGTCTATGATATAAGAATGGCCCTTTACGAAGTGGCTAACTCCTATTGCAAAACAAACCGGGATCTTTACCTGAGAAAGATCGACAGGATTAAATCAAAGCCCAATTCCGCTATGATTAGGGGAAAGGTTTTTCATGACATACTAGTCCGTGTGCTGGTACGGGCTAAAAGGCTGATTTATGAAAAAGGTGTCGGCAATTTTCAGGAAATACTCGAACAGTTAAACACCCCTCTGGATTTAAGTTTTTTAACCGAATATCAAAGCCAGCTTAAAGAAGACGAATTTATTGAATTGAAAAAAAAGGCTGCAACCGTTGCCGCATTTGAAAACGCCAGGGTTGCTGCGCGCATCCAGGAAATACTGGTTAAGCAGCCGTATATAGCCGAGGATTCGCTCGCCGCCCTGGCGATACCGGTAGTTGTAGAACAAAAGTTAGACGGCACTTTCTTTGGATTGAGCGCGAACCTTAGCGCCGACGCCTATACATTTTCCGAACCGATGGTGCTGGATTTGAAATTTGGCGAACAAAAAAAGTTTCACCGTTTGACTACCACCGGATATGCTTTGGTGATGGAAGCCATTTATGAATTTCCGATAAATATAGGCTGCCTTGTCTATGCCGAATTCAAGGGTGACCGTCTGGTAGTAAAAAAAGACATTCACATTATTGACGATGAGCTTCGTCAATGGTTCATTGAAGAGCGGGATGAAAAAATGAGGATGATATATGAGGAAATTGACCCCGGTCTTGGGCAATGTTACGATTATTGCCCATATATTTTACAGTGCCGGGGGTAA
- the cas4 gene encoding CRISPR-associated protein Cas4, translating into MFKLRVTDIKQYMYCPRIVYFTYVCPVQKKVTRKMQYGQEAHLELDRLEKRRTFKRYNFKEGERKFHASLYSPRLGLEGKLDMHIVAGGEIFPVEFKHSSQGPSLNHKYQLIAYAMLLEDTYNKPVRYGFIYVDSEKAIPVEVTPNARVYVKETLEKIRLLVSKELMPNKAGEKGKCVDCEYRNFCADVR; encoded by the coding sequence ATGTTTAAACTAAGAGTAACAGATATAAAGCAGTATATGTATTGCCCGCGGATCGTTTACTTCACCTATGTTTGCCCGGTCCAAAAGAAAGTTACCCGGAAGATGCAATATGGCCAGGAAGCACACCTGGAGTTGGACAGGCTGGAAAAACGCAGGACCTTTAAACGTTACAATTTTAAGGAAGGAGAGCGGAAATTTCACGCCAGTCTTTATTCCCCGCGCCTTGGACTGGAGGGTAAATTGGATATGCATATTGTGGCGGGGGGCGAAATTTTCCCCGTCGAGTTTAAGCATAGTTCGCAAGGGCCTTCTCTGAATCATAAATATCAATTGATAGCGTATGCCATGCTGCTGGAGGATACATATAACAAACCGGTGCGTTACGGATTCATATACGTTGATAGTGAAAAAGCTATTCCAGTCGAGGTCACACCCAACGCCAGGGTTTATGTAAAAGAAACGCTGGAAAAGATACGTCTTTTGGTGTCAAAAGAATTGATGCCAAATAAAGCCGGTGAAAAAGGTAAATGTGTTGACTGTGAGTATCGCAATTTTTGTGCTGATGTGAGGTGA
- the cas2 gene encoding CRISPR-associated endonuclease Cas2, producing MKTLVIYDIEEDKTRTKIFDACKDYGLTHIQYSAFFGELNHNRRDELKQRLRKTLGRKNGKILICPVCDKDLRLLEIINIEPGGIPDV from the coding sequence GTGAAAACCCTTGTGATTTACGACATTGAAGAGGACAAAACCCGCACTAAGATATTTGATGCCTGTAAGGATTACGGCTTAACTCACATTCAGTATTCAGCATTCTTCGGGGAACTGAACCATAACCGCAGGGATGAACTGAAACAAAGACTAAGAAAGACCTTGGGCAGAAAGAATGGCAAAATATTAATCTGTCCGGTTTGTGACAAGGATTTGAGATTGCTCGAAATAATCAATATAGAGCCGGGAGGTATCCCGGATGTTTAA
- the cas1 gene encoding CRISPR-associated endonuclease Cas1, with protein MELLVTNYGSFLGKKSERLILKENGKVVNEIPFHDLEQVIIDTPGASLSTDMIRECVEHGVQISFLTSTGKPFAKLVSPYLTGTVITRREQLLAFFDERGVSLSKLFITGKLKNQINVLKYFSKYRKGVDRELFETVYRAIDQIEQMADQLNGIKGRCIDDVRGQLMSVEGRAGNLYWQGVKLLTGEKVNFPGREHRDSTDPVNSLLNYGYGMLSRQVEGALILAGLDPFGGFLHVDRPGKLSLVYDFVEEFRQQVVDRVVVAMVNKGIAVDMEEGMLSTATKQYLSEKINERLESQEKFQGKKYKLRTIIQSQARRVATFLRGEAKYRPFVGGW; from the coding sequence ATGGAACTTCTCGTCACCAACTACGGCTCCTTCCTGGGCAAAAAAAGTGAGCGATTGATTTTAAAAGAAAACGGCAAGGTTGTCAACGAAATACCTTTCCATGACCTTGAGCAGGTGATCATTGACACTCCCGGCGCCAGCTTATCAACGGACATGATCAGGGAGTGCGTGGAACATGGGGTTCAGATCAGTTTCCTCACTTCCACCGGAAAACCTTTCGCCAAGCTGGTTTCACCGTATCTAACAGGTACCGTGATCACCCGTCGTGAACAACTTTTGGCTTTTTTTGACGAACGCGGTGTGTCCTTATCCAAACTTTTCATCACAGGGAAACTGAAGAACCAGATCAATGTCCTGAAGTACTTTTCCAAGTATCGTAAAGGTGTCGACAGGGAACTCTTTGAGACAGTGTACAGGGCGATAGACCAGATTGAACAAATGGCGGACCAGCTTAACGGGATTAAAGGCAGATGTATCGACGATGTCCGGGGGCAGTTGATGTCTGTGGAGGGACGGGCCGGGAACCTTTACTGGCAGGGAGTCAAATTATTAACCGGCGAGAAGGTTAATTTCCCGGGGCGTGAACACCGGGACAGCACCGACCCGGTTAACTCCTTGTTGAACTACGGATACGGGATGCTGTCTAGACAAGTGGAAGGCGCTTTGATTCTGGCCGGATTGGATCCCTTTGGCGGATTCTTGCATGTGGATCGACCGGGAAAGCTGAGCTTAGTCTACGACTTTGTCGAGGAATTCCGACAACAGGTAGTTGACCGGGTGGTAGTGGCCATGGTTAATAAGGGCATTGCCGTGGATATGGAAGAAGGGATGCTTTCAACTGCCACCAAGCAATACTTGTCGGAAAAAATTAACGAGAGACTGGAAAGCCAGGAAAAGTTTCAAGGCAAAAAATATAAACTCCGCACTATCATCCAAAGCCAAGCCCGCCGTGTAGCCACGTTTTTACGAGGGGAGGCCAAATACCGGCCATTTGTCGGCGGGTGGTAG
- a CDS encoding RNA repair transcriptional activator RtcR family protein — MLKIMLSSVGLHDPCGRDGSEGPVLGAVRELTPDILFLFPTRKQPDERLNSTEENCWNTVSELAQKFPAVKVYVRPLNLPDPTDYADIIKSLKDEVESIKQNYAQSDVKYFLAISSGTPQIQSAFLVLVNSNRIKAEVYQTINPAFLREGEKHTRLVETHFLEEENQIVRARRFFRNINYEVSSDELFNLGLFTIYPDRAQKAEIFYDLIKGYFYWDLYQHNMALIQLKKVQPDLSRFRFDKLSAIVSEQIGVLQQIIGHGQREDFLNLVDLYHNALRRKKCKQYIDCLSRFKRLYEGIYYYVAMRDLGINNPGARIEQQPDWVRSSLNKSGHLNVYDISMLYRNKKGKPIASGGLEQQLNQLGNQRNATINNHGMNSVDEEDARKAIELIEKLFKAVFNDRDIGDFCFSQGSMKAVEELIFSEL, encoded by the coding sequence ATGTTAAAAATTATGCTCAGCAGCGTGGGATTGCATGACCCTTGCGGCAGAGATGGATCCGAAGGACCTGTTCTGGGCGCGGTAAGGGAGTTGACGCCAGATATATTATTCCTTTTTCCTACCCGGAAACAGCCTGACGAGAGGTTGAACTCCACAGAAGAAAATTGCTGGAATACTGTTTCGGAACTTGCTCAAAAGTTTCCTGCCGTCAAGGTATACGTAAGGCCGCTGAATCTACCGGACCCCACGGATTATGCTGATATAATAAAAAGCTTGAAAGACGAGGTAGAATCTATCAAGCAAAATTATGCGCAAAGTGACGTGAAGTATTTTCTTGCAATTTCTTCAGGCACACCACAAATCCAATCAGCTTTTTTAGTGCTGGTGAACAGCAATAGAATTAAAGCAGAGGTTTACCAGACAATAAACCCCGCTTTTTTAAGGGAAGGAGAAAAGCATACGAGGCTTGTAGAGACTCATTTTCTGGAAGAGGAAAACCAGATCGTCAGGGCCAGGCGTTTTTTTAGAAATATTAATTACGAAGTATCGTCAGATGAATTGTTTAATTTAGGTCTATTTACCATTTATCCTGACAGGGCACAAAAAGCAGAAATATTTTATGATTTAATCAAAGGGTATTTTTACTGGGATTTGTACCAGCATAATATGGCGCTGATACAATTGAAAAAAGTACAGCCGGATTTGAGCAGGTTCAGATTTGATAAATTATCGGCAATTGTGTCAGAACAAATCGGGGTATTGCAACAAATTATAGGGCATGGGCAGCGGGAAGATTTCTTGAATTTAGTTGATCTTTACCATAATGCGTTGCGCAGAAAGAAATGTAAACAGTACATTGACTGTTTAAGCCGATTTAAAAGATTATATGAGGGTATTTATTATTATGTGGCTATGAGGGATCTGGGTATTAACAATCCCGGAGCTAGGATTGAGCAACAGCCCGACTGGGTGAGGAGCAGTTTAAATAAGAGTGGACATCTGAATGTTTATGATATCAGTATGCTATATAGAAATAAGAAAGGCAAACCAATAGCTTCTGGAGGCCTGGAACAGCAATTAAACCAGTTGGGTAATCAGAGAAATGCAACCATAAATAACCACGGCATGAATTCTGTAGATGAAGAGGATGCAAGAAAGGCGATAGAATTAATTGAAAAGTTATTTAAAGCCGTTTTTAATGATAGGGATATTGGTGATTTTTGCTTTTCACAGGGTTCAATGAAAGCAGTGGAAGAATTAATATTTAGTGAACTATAA
- the csm4 gene encoding type III-A CRISPR-associated RAMP protein Csm4 produces the protein METYRLKLRMKSGFISPLQADTIFGGLCWTIRYAEGNDSINSMLGDFRSDRPWFVLSNAFPGDLLPKPLMKIKRPLPATRDEQLLQAREGKRLKKIEYLTPKEFISLISGSMPVIENREKPISQVSTLHNQINRISGSTADGGQLFEQMESYINQKDENNQEQDYLSIYIKLREPGLRDWLLDQFRLLGQTGIGKRKSTGKGSFSVIEMEKCELFESIKEPNAYLSLSNFVPRQGDPTEGYYKTFVKYGKLGEEYALSSYPFKHPLLMIRAGSVFFTKGGVKPFYGQMVENIAPTYPEVLQYALAFSVPVRMNGDN, from the coding sequence GTGGAAACCTATCGACTAAAACTACGGATGAAGAGCGGTTTTATTTCTCCTTTGCAGGCCGACACAATATTCGGCGGTCTTTGCTGGACGATCAGATATGCTGAAGGAAATGATTCCATTAATTCAATGCTGGGAGATTTCCGGTCGGACAGGCCGTGGTTTGTGCTTTCCAACGCTTTTCCCGGAGATCTGTTGCCAAAACCATTAATGAAGATTAAAAGACCTCTGCCTGCCACCCGTGACGAGCAATTACTGCAGGCACGAGAAGGAAAGCGCCTGAAAAAGATTGAATACCTGACCCCGAAAGAATTTATTTCCCTAATCAGTGGCTCCATGCCGGTAATTGAAAATAGGGAAAAACCAATCAGCCAGGTGTCCACCCTGCATAACCAAATCAACCGCATATCAGGTTCAACTGCCGATGGCGGCCAGCTTTTTGAGCAGATGGAGAGCTATATTAATCAAAAGGACGAAAACAACCAGGAGCAGGACTATCTGTCTATTTATATTAAACTAAGGGAGCCGGGTTTGCGTGATTGGCTGTTGGATCAGTTTCGCTTGCTTGGCCAAACAGGCATTGGTAAAAGAAAATCCACCGGAAAAGGATCCTTCAGTGTAATCGAAATGGAGAAATGTGAATTATTCGAAAGCATTAAAGAGCCCAATGCGTATCTTAGCCTTTCGAATTTCGTCCCCAGGCAAGGTGATCCTACTGAAGGATATTATAAAACCTTCGTTAAATACGGTAAGTTAGGTGAAGAATACGCTCTCTCAAGTTATCCCTTTAAACATCCTTTATTAATGATTCGGGCTGGAAGCGTGTTTTTTACAAAGGGTGGGGTAAAGCCGTTCTACGGGCAAATGGTTGAAAACATAGCCCCCACTTATCCGGAAGTTCTTCAATATGCCCTGGCCTTTAGCGTTCCGGTCAGGATGAATGGTGATAATTAA